The following are from one region of the Juglans regia cultivar Chandler chromosome 10, Walnut 2.0, whole genome shotgun sequence genome:
- the LOC109000303 gene encoding uncharacterized protein LOC109000303, producing MASHRRKPNKRWSASRLMLSSIFFFLCSSTVYCYAGDTLKHGQFIVLNKTLVSAGERFELRFFTTTSINATGPQSFVGIFYHQLDRDSVVWVANRDNPLPGNFTGVFGIAEDGNLKVLDTAGNEYWSTGLENSSSTNRTVKLMDSGNLVLSDDDSMETSPWESFKNPTDTFLPGMTMGDKLTLTSWKGKDDPGSGRCTFKLDQETESQYVVIKKQSVYWKSGMARGKFPSSDDIILPAIADLLSNFSKSGIPDYLKNPTKQLPTNRSLDLTRLVMNNNGQSQYLTWNESKRIWSLIWSKPEDECGIYNYCGKFDYWESRDFSGGCIRNSASTNFDIFLSSKMMKVSEPDPNLGSNVAHETECETKCLENSQCVAYLYQEAENITRRGDSDNNCWIWKDLIENLQEYPNQGCNLSVRVAKADIESTARTCERCGTYTIPYPLSTGQDFGDPMYFFFDCNTSSGQVSFKALDGAHRVVGIDPSTRNFVIQVIQEYPYARNSRIIPRLNESLPFISNGTLDTIVGNSPDQFEGRLEASRLQRKIKVGVRISWEPPMEPTCNSSTDCKDWPNSTCNETGEGKLRCLCHPNFRWDGSNLNCTKEGDFPTSPEEPSKDQPSTRKIPLLLIVVLPLVCVTALACIIIFMYIRKMAKRQEVTREKRKQALHALNSEKHVRDLIDSVGSIEEDGQGIEVPFFDLECILAATNNFSDANRLGQGGYGPVYLGTFPGGHEIAVKRLSSVSLQGLQEFKNEVVLISKLQHRNLVRLQGYCINVDEKILLYEYICFNIILGITRGLLYLHQDSRLRIIHRDLKTSNILLDEEMNPKISDFGLARMVGGKETGDNTTRVTGTLGYISPEYTLNGIFSFKSDVYSFGIVLLEIICGKKNTGFYQSEEAMSLVTYTWRLWEENRVLDSMDQSLRESCNVDQFLKCVNIAFLCVQEDPSDHPTISNIITMLDSETATVPTPRQPAFILRKGLPSTAKEIEATARPFRFSIVLKFLRQRPSLGSIRMSKEEDFNKALSRESYEINGVCYRPFAWSPDYTEEYESPCVPVWVFLPALPPHFYHASVLKMITAPIGKFIRRDNPSTYATRTNGARICLEVDASRDPITHFWLGCLGLPHSRRQEVVYETLPAYCCNYHQQGHNSKTCRNGKDHTRKGTWNQVWVKKGSSSELEAGKNHTDENEAGGSLEKENNTDKETGGQLVLQVKGVEQEKVQHATHDLHEVEEEEEGREPKGSNSVNNQEISGTIRPTVATGQGQDNINPQEVSTEAINPVVSRVTDLDEEWENPLICLKRKSKKKNARSLAVSTSEKFMVVDEEERMDELLFSHSDHESERDKIKNDMRKEYCTDSEGSNNPRKTSQKRSSTRVEDSNKLGQGGYGPVYMGTFSGGQEIAVKRLLSVSGQGLQEFRNEVVLISKLQHRNLVRLRGYCIKGDEKILLYEYMPNKSLDLFLFDQNLSMLLDWKIRFNIILGIARGLLYLHQDSRLRIIHRDLKTSNILLDEEMNPKISDFGLARIVSGKETGDNTIRVAGTCGYMSPKYALDGLFSVKSDVYSFGVVLLEIISGKKNTGFYRSEEAMSLIAYAWRLWVENKLLDLMDQNLRESCNVDQFLKCVNIVFLCVQEDPSDRPTISNIVTMLDSETAIVPNPKQPAFILKRGLFSTASSSSRPETHTELNISSGEIQNE from the exons ATGGCAAGCCATAGAAGAAAACCGAACAAACGATGGTCTGCAAGTCGCTTAATGCtttcttctatctttttctttttgtgttccTCAACTGTATATTGCTATGCTGGAGATACTCTTAAGCATGGCCAGTTTATTGTTTTGAACAAAACTCTTGTCTCCGCTGGGGAAAGGTTTGAACTGAGATTCTTTACCACTACCAGCATTAACGCCACAGGCCCCCAAAGTTTCGTTGGAATATTCTATCATCAATTGGATAGAGATTCAGTTGTATGGGTTGCCAACCGGGACAACCCATTGCCTGGGAATTTCACTGGTGTTTTTGGAATTGCAGAAGATGGAAACCTCAAGGTATTGGACACCGCCGGGAATGAATATTGGTCTACAGGTCTTGAGAATTCCTCCTCTACAAATCGAACTGTGAAGCTCATGGATTCTGGAAACCTAGTATTAAGCGATGATGATAGCATGGAGACGAGTCCATGGGAGAGCTTCAAAAATCCAACCGATACTTTTCTTCCAGGTATGACGATGGGTGACAAACTGACATTAACTTCATGGAAAGGCAAAGATGACCCTGGAAGTGGGCGATGCACGTTTAAGTTAGATCAAGAAACAGAGAGCCAATATGTTGTCATAAAAAAACAATCCGTGTACTGGAAAAGTGGGATGGCAAGAGGTAAGTTCCCGAGCTCGGATGACATAATTCTTCCTGCCATAGCCGACCTGTTATCCAATTTCAGCAAGAGCGGCATACCTGACTATCTGAAAAACCCAACAAAACAGCTGCCGACTAATCGAAGTTTAGATCTCACAAGGCTGGTAATGAATAACAATGGGCAGTCACAGTATCTGACCTGGAATGAGTCGAAACGCATTTGGTCTTTAATATGGTCGAAACCGGAAGACGAATGTGGCATTTATAACTATTGTGGGAAATTCGATTATTGGGAGTCGAGAGATTTTTCTGGTGGCTGCATCAGAAATTCGGCATCAACTAATTTCGATATATTCTTGAGCTCAAAGATGATGAAAGTGAGCGAACCCGACCCAAATTTAGGTTCCAATGTAGCACatgaaacagaatgtgaaacgAAATGTCTTGAAAATAGCCAGTGCGTCGCTTATTTATATCAGGAAGCTGAAAACATCACGCGAAGAGGTGATAGTGACAACAACTGCTGGATTTGGAAAGATCTTATAGAGAATCTTCAAGAGTATCCGAACCAGGGTTGTAACCTCTCTGTTCGCGTAGCAAAAGCTGACATAG AATCAACTGCAAGGACTTGTGAGCGTTGTGGCACATATACGATCCCCTATCCCTTGAGCACGGGACAAGATTTTGGTGACCCCATGTACTTCTTTTTCGACTGCAACACCTCGTCAGGCCAGGTTAGCTTCAAGGCACTCGATGGCGCCCATCGTGTCGTTGGCATCGATCCAAGTACACGAAACTTTGTCATCCAAGTCATTCAAGAATACCCTTATGCTAGAAATTCAAGAATAATTCCGCGGCTTAATGAGTCATTGCCATTTATTTCGAACGGCACTTTGGATACTATTGTAGGCAACTCCCCTGATCAATTTGAAGGCAGATTGGAGGCTTCTCGATTACAAAGGAAAATTAAAGTCGGCGTACGGATTAGTTGGGAGCCACCAATGGAGCCAACCTGTAATTCATCCACGGACTGCAAGGATTGGCCAAATTCAACTTGCAATGAAACAGGAGAAGGAAAGCTGAGGTGTCTTTGCCATCCAAACTTCCGATGGGATGGCTCAAATTTGAATTGTACTAAAG AAGGTGATTTTCCTACGTCTCCAGAAGAGCCTTCGAAAGATCAGCCTTCAACGAGAAAGATTCCATTGCTCCTGATTGTTGTGTTACCTCTTGTATGTGTGACTGCTCTCGCTTGcatcattatttttatgtacATAAGAAAGATGGCCAAGAGGCAAG AAGTGacaagggagaaaagaaaacaagcacTTCACGCATTGAACAGTGAAAAACATGTCAGAGACTTGATAGACTCGGTTGGGTCCATAGAAGAAGATGGGCAAGGCATAGAAGTACCCTTTTTTGATTTGGAATGCATACTAGCCGCTACAAATAACTTCTCAGACGCAAACAGGCTCGGGCAGGGGGGCTACGGGCCTGTTTACCTG GGTACATTTCCAGGAGGTCATGAAATTGCTGTAAAGAGGCTCTCAAGTGTATCACTTCAAGGCTTACAGGAATTTAAAAATGAGGTGGTCTTGATTTCCAAACTCCAACATAGGAATCTTGTTAGACTTCAAGGATATTGCATAAATGTAGATGAAAAGATTTTACTCTATGAGtac ATTTGCTTCAACATTATCTTGGGAATAACTCGAGGACTTCTTTATCTTCACCAAGACTCTAGATTGAGGATCATCCATAGAGATCTGAAAACCAGCAACATTCTTCTTGATGAGGAGATGAACCCCAAAATATCTGACTTTGGTTTGGCAAGGATGgttggaggaaaagaaactggGGATAACACAACCCGAGTCACCGGAACTTT GGGCTATATATCTCCAGAGTACACATTAAATGGAATTTTCTCATTCAAATCCgatgtttatagttttggaATAGTTCTCCTTGAGATAATATGTGGAAAAAAGAATACAGGATTTTATCAATCAGAAGAAGCCATGAGCCTTGTCACTTAT ACATGGAGATTGTGGGAAGAAAACAGGGTGTTGGACTCAATGGACCAATCCTTGCGGGAGAGTTGCAATGTTGACCAGTTCTTGAAGTGCGTTAATATTGCATTCTTATGCGTACAAGAAGACCCAAGTGACCACCCCACCATCTCAAATATCATTACCATGCTTGACAGTGAGACTGCGACAGTTCCAACTCCTAGACAACCAGCTTTCATTCTTAGAAAAGGCCTGCCTAGCACAGCAA AGGAAATAGAGGCCACTGCAAGGCCATTTCGATTTTCCATTGTCCTAAAGTTCCTCCGTCAGAGACCCTCACTCGGCTCTATAAG GATGTCGAAAGAAGaagattttaacaaagctttgTCTAGAGAGTCCTATGAGATCAATGGCGTCTGCTATAGGCCATTTGCATGGTCCCCAGATTACACAGAGGAATATGAATCACCATGCGTGCCTGTGTGGGTTTTCTTGCCTGCACTTCCTCCTCATTTTTACCATGCTTCggtattgaaaatgataacgGCGCCGATTGGAAAGTTCATTCGGAGAGACAATCCGAGTACATATGCTACAAGAACTAATGGAGCAAGGATTTGTTTAGAGGTCGATGCTTCCCGAGATCCGATCACTCACTTCTGGCTTGGATGTCTAGGGCTACCTCACAGTAGGAGACAAGAGGTGGTCTATGAAACCTTACCTGCTTACTGCTGCAACTATCATCAACAGGGCCATAATTCTAAAACATGCCGTAATGGTAAAGACCATACCAGGAAAGGGACTTGGAATCAGGTTTGGGTCAAGAAAGGGTCTTCATCAGAATTAGAAGCTGGGAAAAATCATACGGATGAGAATGAAGCAGGAGGGTCTTTGGAAAAGGAGAATAATACAGACAAGGAAACAGGGGGCCAACTAGTTCTTCAGGTGAAGGGAGTCGAACAAGAAAAAGTGCAGCATGCCACCCACGACCTACATGAagtagaagaggaagaagaaggtaGAGAGCCTAAAGGGTCGAATAGCGTAAATAACCAAGAGATTAGTGGAACAATAAGGCCCACTGTAGCTACAGGTCAAGGACAGGATAACATCA ACCCACAAGAGGTTAGCACAGAAGCCATTAATCCAGTTGTGAGCAGAGTAACTGATTTGGATGAAGAATGGGAGAATCCTCTAATATGCCTAAAGAGGAAATCgaagaagaaaaatgcaaggTCCCTAGCAGTTAGTACTAGTGAGAAATTTATGGTTGTAGATGAAGAGGAAAGAATGGATGAGTTACTCTTTTCCCATTCAGATcacgagagtgagagagacaaaaTTAAGAATGATATGCGCAAGGAATACTGTACAGATTCTGAGGGCTCCAACAATCCCAGAAAAACAAGCCAAAAAAGGAGCTCGACCAGGGTG GAAGATTCAAACAAGCTCGGACAAGGGGGCTACGGGCCTGTTTACATG GGTACATTTTCAGGAGGTCAAGAAATTGCTGTAAAGAGGCTCTTAAGTGTATCAGGACAAGGCTTACAGGAATTTAGAAATGAGGTGGTGTTGATTTCAAAACTCCAACACAGGAATCTTGTTAGACTTCGAGGATATTGCATAAAGGGAGATGAAAAGATTTTACTCTATGAGTACATGCCCAACAAAAGTTTGGACTTATTTCTATTTG ATCAAAATCTTAGCATGCTTTTGGACTGGAAGATTCGCTTCAACATTATCTTGGGAATAGCTAGAGgacttctttatcttcatcaaGACTCCAGATTGAGGATCATCCACAGAGATCTGAAAACTAGCAACATTCTTCTAGATGAGGAGATGAACCCCAAAATATCCGACTTTGGCTTGGCAAGGATTGTTTCAGGCAAAGAAACTGGGGATAACACAATCCGAGTAGCTGGAACTTG TGGCTATATGTCTCCGAAGTACGCATTAGATGGACTTTTCTCGGTCAAATCCgatgtttatagttttggtGTAGTTCTTCTTGAGATTATAAGTGGAAAAAAGAACACAGGATTTTATCGGTCTGAAGAAGCCATGAGCCTTATAGCTTAT GCATGGAGATTGTGGGTAGAAAACAAGTTGTTGGATTTAATGGACCAGAATTTGCGTGAGAGTTGCAATGTTGATCAGTTCTTGAAATGCGTTAATATTGTATTCTTATGCGTACAAGAAGACCCAAGTGACCGCCCCACCATCTCAAATATCGTTACCATGCTTGACAGTGAGACTGCGATAGTTCCAAATCCGAAACAACCAGCTTTCATTCTGAAGAGAGGACTTTTTAGCACAGCAAGTTCTTCTAGTCGACCGGAGACACATACAGAATTGAACATTAGTTCAGGAGAAATACAAAATGAATGA